The Williamsia sp. DF01-3 genome has a window encoding:
- a CDS encoding YbdD/YjiX family protein produces MDVLRRGSDAVRWYVGAMMGDSDYQRYLAHHRAHHPADVPMTERDYWRTRYRDQDRNPQGRCC; encoded by the coding sequence ATGGACGTACTCCGCCGTGGCTCAGACGCGGTGCGCTGGTACGTGGGAGCGATGATGGGTGACAGCGATTACCAGCGCTACCTCGCCCATCACCGGGCGCACCACCCGGCCGATGTCCCGATGACCGAGCGCGATTACTGGCGTACCCGGTACCGCGATCAGGACCGGAATCCGCAGGGCCGCTGCTGCTGA
- a CDS encoding NADH:flavin oxidoreductase/NADH oxidase, whose protein sequence is MTTPALFTPLTLRDLTIANRIWLAPMCQYSCFAEDGVPTDWHLVHLGARATGGFGLILTEAAAVTPDGRISPQDAGIWNDEQAAGWRRIVDFVHDQGSAIGVQLAHAGRKASTYAPMADAEGSIADADGGWVTSAPSAVAFEGYTTPSALTRDGIAGVVDAFAAAASRAHEAGFDVVEIHAAHGYLLHEFFSPLSNIREDEYGGDFEGRTRILLEVVEAVRRVWPDEKPLFVRLSATDWTEGGWTVDDSARLAELVKPLGVDLIDVSSGGNVLADIPVGPGYQVDFAKAILEQSGVPTAAVGLITEPGQAEKILETESAHAVLLARAGLREPAWPLRAAHELGLTWREAPYPPQYTRGAWR, encoded by the coding sequence GTGACCACACCAGCACTCTTCACGCCCTTGACCCTGCGCGATCTGACCATCGCGAACCGCATCTGGCTTGCACCGATGTGCCAGTACAGCTGTTTCGCCGAAGACGGCGTGCCCACGGACTGGCATCTGGTCCATCTCGGCGCCCGGGCCACCGGCGGGTTCGGCCTGATTCTCACTGAAGCCGCCGCCGTCACGCCCGACGGGCGGATCAGCCCCCAGGACGCAGGCATCTGGAACGACGAACAGGCCGCAGGGTGGCGTCGAATCGTGGATTTCGTGCACGACCAGGGTTCGGCGATCGGCGTCCAACTGGCGCACGCAGGCCGCAAGGCTTCGACGTACGCCCCGATGGCCGACGCCGAGGGCAGCATCGCCGATGCAGACGGAGGCTGGGTGACCAGCGCCCCGTCTGCTGTTGCATTCGAGGGTTACACCACCCCGTCGGCCCTGACCCGTGATGGCATCGCAGGCGTTGTCGATGCTTTTGCCGCCGCGGCGTCCCGGGCACATGAGGCCGGCTTCGACGTCGTCGAGATCCATGCCGCTCACGGGTACCTGCTCCACGAGTTCTTCTCGCCGTTGTCGAACATCCGCGAGGACGAGTACGGCGGCGATTTCGAAGGCCGTACCCGGATCTTGCTCGAGGTCGTCGAAGCCGTTCGCCGTGTGTGGCCTGACGAAAAGCCCCTGTTCGTGCGGCTCTCGGCGACCGACTGGACAGAAGGTGGCTGGACGGTGGACGACAGCGCTCGGCTGGCCGAACTCGTCAAACCGTTGGGAGTCGACCTGATCGACGTCTCCAGTGGCGGGAATGTCCTGGCAGACATTCCGGTGGGCCCCGGCTACCAGGTCGACTTCGCCAAGGCCATTCTCGAGCAGTCGGGTGTTCCCACTGCGGCGGTCGGCCTGATCACCGAGCCGGGGCAGGCAGAGAAGATCCTCGAGACAGAGTCCGCACACGCTGTACTGCTGGCACGAGCTGGTCTCCGTGAGCCGGCGTGGCCACTGCGCGCGGCGCACGAACTGGGTCTGACCTGGCGAGAGGCCCCTTACCCGCCGCAGTACACGCGCGGCGCGTGGCGTTGA
- a CDS encoding alpha/beta hydrolase fold domain-containing protein produces the protein MSIQMKALSTMLRLNGLSLTSTAERARRQIYRPKKVVSPPEPMYTSHIVKRRSIGGFRSYSVTPRRVRPQTTVLYFYGGAYVSEISAQHWAFIAQLADAGMRVEVPMYGLAPRYDHRDALPFITAVYQRLVTEHPGSPIALVGDSAGGGLALLMAQTARDKNLRPPQRLILISPWLDLSLSNPDIARVERHDPWLNRSTLDMAARVWAPDKPLTHPEVSPMYGDLGGLAPTTVHIGTHDMLYPDALRFHEQASAAGSEVELNTCPSGLHIYPLTPTPEGRAATQLIIETLQLV, from the coding sequence ATGAGTATTCAGATGAAAGCACTGTCGACGATGCTGAGGCTGAACGGGTTGTCCCTCACCAGCACCGCGGAGCGCGCACGCCGACAGATCTACCGGCCCAAGAAGGTCGTGTCGCCTCCGGAACCGATGTACACCTCGCACATCGTCAAACGTCGGTCGATCGGCGGTTTCCGTAGCTACAGCGTCACCCCGCGTCGCGTCCGCCCCCAGACCACGGTGCTGTACTTCTACGGCGGCGCGTATGTCAGCGAGATCAGTGCCCAGCATTGGGCTTTCATCGCGCAACTGGCCGACGCCGGCATGCGGGTCGAGGTACCGATGTACGGGCTCGCTCCCCGCTACGACCACCGGGACGCCCTTCCGTTCATCACTGCGGTGTATCAGCGACTGGTGACCGAGCACCCCGGGTCGCCCATCGCACTGGTCGGCGATTCCGCCGGCGGCGGCCTGGCGCTGCTGATGGCACAGACCGCGCGTGACAAGAACCTGCGCCCGCCTCAGCGCCTGATTCTCATCTCACCCTGGCTCGACCTGTCCCTCAGCAATCCCGACATCGCTCGTGTCGAGCGTCACGACCCCTGGCTCAACCGGTCCACGTTGGACATGGCAGCACGGGTGTGGGCTCCCGACAAACCACTGACGCACCCGGAGGTCAGCCCGATGTACGGCGACCTCGGCGGGCTCGCCCCAACGACCGTGCACATCGGCACCCACGACATGTTGTACCCGGATGCCCTGCGATTCCATGAGCAAGCGAGCGCGGCTGGATCCGAAGTGGAGCTCAACACCTGCCCCTCCGGCCTGCACATCTACCCGCTGACGCCAACCCCAGAGGGCCGTGCCGCCACCCAGCTCATCATCGAGACGCTGCAGCTCGTCTGA